A window of the Streptomyces luomodiensis genome harbors these coding sequences:
- the uraH gene encoding hydroxyisourate hydrolase, whose protein sequence is MPTGATSVSTHILDTSIGRPAVGVVVELAVRSGPGTEWTPHADSLTDADGRCQDLPALPEGTTHARLRFETGPYLTHAFFPEVAVAFAVEPGEHYHVPLLLTPFGYSVYRGS, encoded by the coding sequence ATGCCGACCGGCGCCACGTCCGTGTCCACCCACATCCTGGACACCAGCATCGGCCGCCCCGCCGTGGGCGTGGTCGTCGAGCTGGCCGTCCGCTCGGGGCCCGGTACCGAGTGGACGCCGCACGCCGACTCCCTCACCGACGCCGACGGGCGCTGCCAGGACCTGCCCGCGCTCCCCGAGGGCACCACCCACGCACGGCTGCGCTTCGAGACCGGGCCGTATCTGACCCACGCCTTCTTCCCGGAGGTCGCGGTCGCCTTCGCCGTCGAGCCGGGTGAGCACTACCACGTACCGCTGCTGCTCACCCCGTTCGGCTACTCCGTCTACCGAGGGAGCTAG
- a CDS encoding 8-oxoguanine deaminase produces the protein MNRIVIENCAVATVDAKDTEYASGHVVVAGDRVESVGEGRAPQGLEGVVRRIDGTGHLVTPGLVNTHHHFYQWLTRGLAQDSNLFDWLVALYPAWARIDEPMVHAAARGSLAMMVRGGVTTAMDHHYVFPRGGGDLLGAEIRAARELRVRFTAARGSMDLGTSAGGLPPDFAVESTEEALAATEEAIDTHHDPGFGAMLQIAVAPCSPFSVSTELLREAAALARRKGVRLHTHGSETVEEEKFCQERFGMGPTDYFASTGWLGEDVWMAHCVHMSDTDIQAFARTGTGVAHCPSSNARLGAGIARVPDLLAAGVPVGLGVDGTASNESGELHTELRNALLVNRLGAHREKALTARQALRLGTHGGARVLGRQDQIGSLEPGKLADLVLWKLDGLGHSSIADPVAALVLGAPAPVTLSLVGGVPVVESGRLRTVDEDEIAREARAQARRLARIAADG, from the coding sequence GTGAACCGCATCGTCATCGAGAACTGTGCCGTCGCGACCGTGGACGCGAAGGACACCGAGTACGCCAGCGGCCATGTCGTCGTCGCGGGCGACCGCGTCGAATCGGTGGGCGAGGGGCGCGCGCCCCAGGGGCTTGAGGGCGTCGTCCGCCGCATCGACGGCACCGGGCATCTGGTCACCCCGGGCCTGGTCAACACCCATCACCACTTCTACCAGTGGCTCACCCGCGGTCTGGCCCAGGACAGCAACCTCTTCGACTGGCTGGTCGCGCTCTACCCCGCCTGGGCGCGGATCGACGAGCCGATGGTCCACGCGGCGGCGCGCGGCTCGCTCGCGATGATGGTGCGCGGCGGGGTCACCACCGCCATGGACCACCACTACGTCTTTCCGCGCGGCGGCGGCGATCTGCTGGGCGCCGAGATCCGCGCGGCGCGCGAACTTCGGGTGCGCTTCACCGCCGCCCGCGGCTCCATGGACCTGGGCACCTCCGCCGGCGGGCTGCCGCCGGACTTCGCCGTGGAGTCCACCGAGGAGGCGCTGGCCGCCACCGAGGAGGCCATCGACACCCACCACGACCCGGGCTTCGGCGCGATGCTCCAGATCGCGGTCGCGCCCTGCTCGCCCTTCTCGGTCTCCACCGAACTGCTCCGCGAGGCCGCGGCGCTGGCCCGCCGCAAGGGCGTCCGGCTGCACACCCACGGCTCGGAGACGGTGGAGGAGGAGAAGTTCTGCCAGGAGCGGTTCGGGATGGGGCCGACCGACTACTTCGCGTCGACCGGCTGGCTGGGCGAGGACGTGTGGATGGCCCACTGCGTCCATATGAGCGACACCGACATCCAGGCGTTCGCCCGGACCGGCACCGGCGTGGCCCACTGCCCCTCGTCCAACGCCCGGCTCGGCGCCGGGATCGCCCGCGTCCCCGATCTGCTCGCCGCGGGCGTACCGGTGGGCCTCGGCGTGGACGGCACCGCCTCCAACGAATCCGGTGAGCTGCACACCGAACTGCGCAACGCGCTGCTGGTCAACCGGCTCGGCGCGCACCGCGAGAAGGCGCTGACCGCCCGCCAGGCGCTGCGTCTCGGCACCCACGGCGGTGCGCGGGTGCTCGGCCGCCAGGACCAGATCGGCTCGCTGGAGCCGGGCAAACTGGCCGATCTGGTGCTGTGGAAGCTGGACGGGCTGGGCCACTCCTCGATCGCCGACCCGGTCGCGGCCCTCGTCCTCGGCGCCCCGGCCCCGGTGACGCTGTCGCTGGTGGGCGGGGTTCCGGTGGTGGAGTCGGGCCGGCTGCGCACCGTGGACGAGGACGAGATCGCCCGCGAGGCGCGCGCCCAGGCGCGACGCCTCGCCCGTATCGCGGCGGACGGCTGA
- a CDS encoding neutral zinc metallopeptidase yields MALLLVAGCGGGADPSPRPLDSSPVESAPAPGTAPDTPGRPTGTGGTDGRTEVERDIDAAVAITDTYWRTHWSELFTGGYRPPRVLGPYDGAYADTPVCGGEPLPDDNAVYCSDGDYLAWDRDLMRWGHARGDAWVYLVIAHEWGHAVQSRLDAGLVELARELQADCLAGAVLFGAARDGTLTFEEGDTEELADALTALADRTPWTDVSDHGDAAQRLSSFSRGARSGVTSCLPGVVR; encoded by the coding sequence TTGGCCCTGCTCCTGGTGGCCGGGTGCGGGGGAGGTGCCGATCCGTCCCCGCGCCCGCTGGACAGCTCCCCGGTCGAGTCGGCGCCCGCGCCCGGCACCGCACCGGATACGCCCGGCCGGCCCACGGGCACCGGCGGGACCGACGGCCGGACGGAGGTGGAGCGGGACATCGACGCGGCGGTCGCCATCACCGACACCTACTGGCGGACCCACTGGTCCGAGCTGTTCACCGGCGGCTACCGACCGCCCCGGGTCCTGGGGCCGTACGACGGGGCGTACGCCGACACCCCGGTGTGCGGCGGTGAGCCCCTCCCCGACGACAACGCCGTCTACTGCTCCGACGGCGACTACCTGGCCTGGGACAGGGACCTGATGCGCTGGGGACACGCACGGGGCGACGCCTGGGTCTATCTGGTGATCGCCCATGAGTGGGGCCACGCCGTCCAAAGCCGCCTGGACGCGGGCCTGGTGGAGCTGGCCCGTGAGCTGCAGGCCGACTGTCTGGCCGGGGCGGTCCTCTTCGGAGCCGCCCGGGACGGAACCCTCACCTTCGAGGAGGGTGACACCGAGGAGCTGGCGGACGCCCTGACCGCGCTCGCCGACCGGACCCCGTGGACCGACGTCTCCGACCATGGCGACGCCGCCCAGCGTCTCTCCTCCTTCAGCCGCGGCGCGCGCTCCGGAGTGACGTCCTGCCTGCCCGGCGTCGTCCGGTGA
- the pucL gene encoding factor-independent urate hydroxylase, whose translation MPTLGPNRYGKAETRVVRVVRDGAVHHLKDLNVSVALAGEMDAVHLCGDNANVLPTDTVKNTVYAFAKEHGIDAAEEFGIRLARHFVTGQESIHRARVRIEEYAWERIGTAGSARHSFARRGQEVRTARIAYDGERWEVVSGLTGLTVLNTTDSEFRGYVKDRYTTLEETSDRVLATDVHARWRYGWSDDTRPVPDWQRAHAEARGHLLSAFAETYSRSLQQTLYQMGARVIERRPEIDEIRLSLPNKHHVLVDLEPFGLTNDNEVYVAADRPYGLIEATVLRDGAEPLIPTD comes from the coding sequence ATGCCCACGCTCGGCCCGAACCGTTACGGCAAAGCCGAAACCCGTGTCGTCCGGGTGGTGCGCGACGGCGCCGTGCACCACCTCAAGGACCTCAACGTCTCGGTGGCGCTCGCCGGGGAGATGGACGCGGTCCACCTCTGCGGCGACAACGCCAACGTCCTGCCGACCGACACCGTCAAGAACACCGTGTACGCCTTCGCCAAGGAGCACGGCATCGACGCGGCCGAGGAGTTCGGCATCCGGCTGGCCCGGCACTTCGTCACCGGGCAGGAGTCCATCCACCGCGCCCGGGTGCGGATCGAGGAGTACGCCTGGGAGCGGATCGGGACGGCCGGGAGCGCCCGGCACTCCTTCGCCCGCCGCGGCCAGGAGGTCCGCACCGCCCGGATCGCCTACGACGGCGAGCGCTGGGAGGTGGTCTCCGGACTCACCGGGCTCACCGTGCTGAACACCACGGACTCCGAGTTCCGGGGCTATGTCAAGGACCGTTACACCACGCTCGAGGAGACGTCCGACCGCGTCCTCGCCACCGATGTGCACGCCCGCTGGCGCTACGGCTGGAGCGATGACACCCGGCCGGTGCCGGACTGGCAGCGCGCCCACGCCGAGGCGCGCGGCCATCTGCTGAGCGCGTTCGCCGAGACGTACTCCCGCTCGCTCCAGCAGACGCTGTACCAGATGGGCGCGCGGGTCATCGAGCGCCGGCCCGAGATCGACGAGATACGGCTCTCGCTGCCCAACAAGCACCACGTCCTGGTCGATCTGGAACCCTTCGGCCTCACCAACGACAACGAGGTCTACGTCGCCGCCGACCGGCCGTACGGCCTCATCGAGGCCACCGTGCTCCGGGACGGCGCCGAGCCCCTGATCCCCACCGACTGA
- a CDS encoding helix-turn-helix domain-containing protein, translating to MSGPADHPFAAAVKPLVDAMGGEMIAPDRARGDDVVLSWEGRPVVAVRLPHLSDSLDRILADLQRRHGVPLSALDRKAKQSVVRHLEQRGAFSVRHGVETVAGALGVSRFTVYNYLNREKSGD from the coding sequence ATGAGCGGACCGGCCGATCACCCCTTCGCCGCCGCGGTGAAACCGCTCGTGGACGCCATGGGCGGCGAGATGATCGCCCCGGACCGGGCGCGGGGCGACGATGTGGTGCTCTCCTGGGAGGGCCGGCCGGTGGTCGCCGTCAGGCTGCCCCATCTCTCCGACTCGCTCGACCGCATCCTCGCCGACCTCCAGCGCCGCCACGGCGTGCCGCTCTCGGCCCTCGACCGCAAGGCCAAGCAGTCCGTCGTCCGCCACCTCGAACAGCGTGGCGCCTTCTCCGTGCGCCACGGCGTGGAGACGGTCGCCGGAGCCCTCGGCGTGAGCCGCTTCACCGTCTACAACTACCTCAACCGCGAGAAGAGCGGGGACTGA
- the uraD gene encoding 2-oxo-4-hydroxy-4-carboxy-5-ureidoimidazoline decarboxylase has product MTTSAPPGLARFNAVDGRDAARMLREVCASRAWAAAVADGRPYATLGELLDAADAAMAGLTAADLAEATAAHPPIGRPAPGDAASAREQSGVRDEERAQLLELNRAYQERHGHVFLICATGRTGAEMLAALRTRIGHDAETERETVRTELGKINRIRLTRWAETPQAPRAPAKGER; this is encoded by the coding sequence GTGACTACCAGTGCTCCGCCGGGCCTGGCCCGGTTCAATGCGGTGGACGGGCGCGACGCGGCCCGGATGCTGCGCGAGGTGTGCGCGAGCCGGGCCTGGGCCGCGGCGGTGGCGGACGGACGGCCGTACGCCACCCTCGGCGAACTGCTCGACGCCGCCGACGCGGCCATGGCCGGGCTGACCGCCGCCGATCTGGCCGAGGCGACGGCCGCGCACCCGCCCATCGGACGGCCGGCGCCGGGCGACGCCGCCTCGGCGCGGGAGCAGAGCGGGGTGCGGGACGAGGAGCGGGCACAGCTGCTGGAGCTGAACCGCGCCTACCAGGAGCGCCACGGCCATGTCTTCCTGATCTGCGCCACCGGCCGCACCGGCGCGGAGATGCTGGCCGCGCTGCGGACACGGATCGGCCATGACGCCGAGACCGAGCGCGAGACCGTGCGCACCGAACTGGGAAAGATCAACCGCATCCGGCTGACCCGGTGGGCGGAGACCCCCCAGGCCCCGCGGGCCCCGGCGAAAGGAGAGCGGTGA
- the aceB gene encoding malate synthase A: MSAAAPSPVAVVDAEPLERQGEVLTDAALTFLAELHHRFTPRRDELLARRAERRAKIARTSSLDFLPETAHIRDDPDWRVAPAPPALEDRRVEITGPTDRKMTINALNSGAKVWLADFEDASAPTWANVIGGQLNLIDAYERRIDFTSPEGKSYALRPAEELATVVTRPRGWHLDERHLRAADGRAVPGALVDFGLYFFHNARRLLTLGKGPYFYLPKTESHLEARLWNDVFVFAQDYLGIPQGTIRATVLIETITAAYEMDEILYELRDHASGLNAGRWDYLFSIVKNFRDAGPGFVLPDRNAVTMTAPFMRAYTELLVRTCHRRGAHAIGGMAAFIPSRRDPEVNAVAFDKVRADKDREAQDGFDGSWVAHPDLVPVARASFDAVLGDRPHQKDRLREDVRVTAAELIDIASLDAKPTQHGLRNAVQVGIRYIEAWLRGLGAVAIFNLMEDAATAEISRSQIWQWVNTGVTFENGERATADLVVKVAAEELAAIREEIGEDAFGAGRWSQAHDLLLRVALDEDYAEFLTLPAYELLD; this comes from the coding sequence ATGTCCGCAGCAGCGCCGTCCCCGGTGGCCGTCGTCGACGCCGAGCCGCTGGAGCGTCAGGGGGAGGTGCTGACCGACGCGGCCCTGACCTTCCTGGCCGAGCTCCACCACCGCTTCACCCCCCGCCGCGACGAGCTGCTGGCGCGCCGCGCGGAACGCCGCGCCAAGATCGCCCGCACCAGCAGCCTGGACTTCCTGCCGGAGACCGCCCACATCCGCGACGACCCCGACTGGCGCGTCGCCCCGGCCCCGCCCGCGCTCGAGGACCGCCGGGTGGAGATCACCGGCCCCACCGACCGCAAGATGACCATCAACGCCCTCAACTCGGGCGCCAAGGTCTGGCTCGCCGATTTCGAGGACGCCTCCGCCCCCACCTGGGCGAATGTGATCGGCGGTCAGCTCAATCTGATCGACGCCTATGAGCGCCGGATCGACTTCACCTCCCCCGAGGGCAAGAGCTACGCACTGCGGCCCGCCGAGGAACTGGCCACCGTCGTCACCCGGCCGCGCGGCTGGCACCTCGACGAGCGCCATCTGCGGGCCGCCGACGGCCGCGCCGTCCCCGGTGCCCTCGTCGACTTCGGGCTGTACTTCTTCCACAACGCCCGCCGTCTGCTCACCCTGGGCAAGGGGCCGTACTTCTACCTCCCCAAGACCGAGTCGCATCTGGAGGCCCGCCTCTGGAACGACGTCTTCGTCTTCGCACAGGACTACCTCGGGATTCCGCAAGGGACGATCCGCGCCACCGTTCTCATCGAGACGATCACGGCGGCGTACGAAATGGACGAGATCCTCTACGAGCTCCGCGACCACGCCTCCGGGCTCAACGCGGGCCGCTGGGACTACCTCTTCTCCATCGTCAAGAACTTCCGCGACGCCGGCCCCGGTTTCGTCCTGCCCGACCGCAACGCGGTCACGATGACCGCCCCGTTCATGCGCGCCTACACCGAACTGCTGGTGCGCACCTGCCACCGGCGCGGCGCGCACGCGATCGGCGGCATGGCGGCCTTCATCCCCTCGCGCCGCGACCCCGAGGTCAACGCCGTCGCGTTCGACAAGGTCAGGGCCGACAAGGACCGGGAGGCGCAGGACGGTTTCGACGGCTCCTGGGTCGCCCACCCCGATCTGGTCCCGGTCGCCCGCGCCTCCTTCGACGCGGTCCTCGGCGACCGGCCGCACCAGAAGGACCGGCTGCGCGAGGACGTCCGGGTCACGGCCGCCGAGCTGATCGACATCGCGTCGCTCGACGCCAAGCCCACCCAGCACGGCCTGCGCAACGCGGTACAGGTCGGCATCCGCTACATCGAGGCGTGGCTGCGCGGCCTCGGCGCCGTCGCGATCTTCAACCTGATGGAGGACGCGGCCACCGCCGAGATCTCCCGCTCCCAGATCTGGCAGTGGGTCAACACCGGGGTCACCTTCGAGAACGGCGAGCGGGCCACCGCCGATCTCGTCGTCAAGGTCGCCGCCGAGGAGCTGGCGGCGATCCGCGAGGAGATCGGCGAGGACGCCTTCGGCGCGGGCCGGTGGAGCCAGGCGCACGATCTGCTGCTGCGGGTCGCGCTGGACGAGGACTACGCCGAGTTCCTGACCCTGCCCGCGTACGAGCTGCTGGACTGA
- a CDS encoding AMP-binding protein, translating to MTDLTSDPPSPAGLSYASGASDLPLLGDTIGASLARAVELYGERDALVDLPSGRRWTYAEFGRAVEEVALGLMAKGVGKGDRVGIWAVNCPEWVLTQYATARIGAIMVNINPAYRVHELRFVLRQAGISVLVSSTEHKTSDYRRMVEQVRSACPALRDVIYIGDRTWDGLVRAGADVSPARLAEREARIVCDDPVNIQYTSGTTGFPKGATLSHHNILNNGFFVGETVRYTEQDRICVPVPFYHCFGMVMGNLAATSHGACVVIPAASFDPAATLAAVERERCTSLYGVPTMFIAELALPDFATFDLSSLRTGIMAGSPCPVEVMRRVVTEMHMAEVSICYGMTETSPVSVQTRPEDDLTHRTGTVGRVMPHVEVKVVDPATGLTVPRGTRGELCTRGYSVMLGYWQEPERTAEAIDSARWMHTGDLAVMDADGYVRIVGRIKDMIVRGGENVYPREIEEFLHTHPKIADVQVVGVPDEKYGEEILACVILREGARTLTRDELARFCRGRLAHYKVPRYLRLMDAFPMTVSGKVRKVELREAAARELLSETRSEARSEADPARAEATAARAEPQAARG from the coding sequence ATGACCGACCTGACATCAGATCCACCCAGCCCAGCCGGACTCTCCTACGCCAGCGGAGCCAGTGACCTCCCGCTGCTCGGCGACACCATCGGGGCGAGCCTGGCCCGCGCCGTCGAGCTGTACGGCGAGCGCGACGCGCTCGTCGACCTGCCCTCCGGCCGCCGCTGGACCTACGCCGAGTTCGGCCGGGCGGTCGAGGAGGTCGCGCTCGGGCTGATGGCCAAGGGAGTCGGAAAGGGCGACCGGGTCGGCATCTGGGCCGTCAACTGCCCCGAATGGGTGCTGACGCAGTACGCCACCGCCCGCATCGGCGCCATCATGGTCAATATCAACCCCGCCTACCGCGTCCACGAGCTGCGGTTCGTGCTCCGGCAGGCCGGCATCTCGGTCCTGGTCTCCTCCACCGAGCACAAGACCAGCGACTACCGCCGGATGGTCGAGCAGGTGCGCTCGGCCTGCCCCGCCCTGCGCGATGTCATCTACATCGGCGACCGGACCTGGGACGGGCTGGTGCGCGCCGGCGCCGATGTCTCCCCCGCCCGGCTGGCCGAGCGCGAGGCCCGGATCGTCTGCGACGACCCGGTCAACATCCAGTACACCTCCGGCACCACGGGCTTCCCCAAGGGCGCCACCCTCTCCCACCACAACATCCTCAACAACGGCTTCTTCGTGGGGGAGACGGTCCGCTACACCGAGCAGGACCGGATCTGCGTACCGGTGCCCTTCTACCACTGCTTCGGCATGGTGATGGGCAACCTCGCGGCCACCAGCCACGGCGCCTGCGTGGTCATCCCCGCCGCCTCCTTCGACCCGGCCGCGACCCTGGCCGCCGTCGAACGGGAGCGCTGCACCTCGCTGTACGGCGTCCCCACCATGTTCATCGCCGAGCTGGCCCTGCCGGACTTCGCCACCTTCGACCTCAGCTCGCTGCGCACCGGGATCATGGCCGGATCGCCCTGCCCGGTGGAGGTGATGCGGCGGGTGGTCACCGAGATGCACATGGCGGAGGTGTCCATCTGCTACGGCATGACCGAGACCTCACCGGTGTCCGTCCAGACCCGGCCCGAGGACGACCTGACCCACCGCACCGGGACGGTCGGCCGGGTGATGCCGCATGTCGAGGTCAAGGTCGTCGACCCGGCCACCGGGCTGACCGTGCCCCGGGGCACCCGCGGTGAGCTGTGCACCCGTGGCTACTCGGTGATGCTCGGCTACTGGCAGGAGCCCGAGCGGACCGCCGAGGCGATCGACTCGGCGCGCTGGATGCACACCGGCGACCTCGCGGTGATGGACGCGGACGGATACGTCCGGATCGTCGGCCGGATCAAGGACATGATCGTCCGCGGTGGGGAGAACGTCTATCCGCGGGAGATCGAGGAGTTCCTGCACACCCACCCCAAGATCGCGGACGTGCAGGTCGTCGGCGTACCGGATGAGAAGTACGGCGAGGAGATCCTGGCCTGCGTCATCCTGCGCGAGGGCGCCAGGACCCTCACCCGCGACGAGCTCGCCCGCTTCTGCCGGGGCCGCCTCGCCCACTACAAGGTGCCCCGCTATCTGCGTCTCATGGACGCCTTCCCGATGACGGTCAGCGGCAAGGTCCGCAAGGTCGAGCTGCGCGAGGCGGCCGCCCGGGAGCTGCTGTCCGAGACCCGGTCCGAGGCCCGGTCCGAGGCCGACCCGGCCAGAGCCGAGGCAACCGCCGCACGCGCCGAACCCCAGGCCGCGCGCGGCTGA
- a CDS encoding nucleotidyltransferase family protein, with amino-acid sequence MERTSEDNALVAGIVLAAGGGRRLGGRPKALLTHRGRPLVEHAAHALREGGCAPVHIVLGAAAGTVRARARLSGCVLVDNPDWEQGMGSSLRAGLGSLAGTGARAALVTLVDQPGIGAEAVARVVAAYRSPSTLAAAAYGGERGHPVLFGADRWADITASAVGDRGARAYLRAHQSAITLVDCSDIARTDDIDTPEDLALLE; translated from the coding sequence ATGGAACGCACATCGGAGGACAACGCGCTGGTCGCCGGGATCGTGTTGGCGGCCGGCGGCGGGCGGCGGCTGGGCGGGCGGCCCAAGGCCCTGCTGACGCATCGGGGACGGCCGCTGGTGGAGCACGCGGCGCACGCGCTGCGGGAGGGCGGCTGCGCCCCGGTGCACATCGTGCTGGGCGCCGCGGCCGGGACCGTACGGGCGCGGGCCCGGCTGTCCGGGTGCGTCCTGGTCGACAACCCCGACTGGGAGCAGGGCATGGGGTCCTCGCTGCGGGCCGGGCTCGGCTCGCTGGCCGGTACGGGGGCGCGGGCGGCGCTGGTCACGCTGGTGGACCAGCCGGGTATCGGGGCCGAGGCCGTGGCGCGGGTGGTGGCCGCGTACCGCTCGCCGTCGACCCTGGCGGCCGCCGCGTACGGCGGGGAGCGGGGGCATCCGGTGCTGTTCGGCGCGGACCGGTGGGCCGACATCACGGCGAGTGCGGTGGGCGACCGGGGGGCACGCGCCTATCTGCGGGCCCATCAGTCCGCGATCACGCTCGTCGACTGCTCGGACATCGCCCGTACGGATGACATCGACACCCCCGAGGACTTGGCGCTGCTGGAGTGA
- a CDS encoding DUF5955 family protein, whose translation MEGAAVVEAGRVAGADDDPRAAELRRAVARLRRDLAAHPAELPDRAIADDELAALDAMARTGAPELHRLRRSLLLIAGALGSVSALGPALTGVHAAIDQFGSVPRTGLGRD comes from the coding sequence ATGGAGGGTGCCGCAGTCGTGGAAGCCGGGCGAGTGGCGGGCGCCGATGACGATCCGAGGGCGGCGGAGCTGCGCCGTGCCGTGGCCCGGCTGAGGCGTGACCTGGCCGCCCACCCCGCCGAATTACCGGACCGGGCGATCGCGGACGACGAACTGGCGGCGCTGGACGCCATGGCCCGCACCGGCGCCCCGGAGCTGCACCGCCTCCGCCGCTCACTGCTCCTCATCGCGGGCGCCCTGGGCTCGGTCAGCGCCCTGGGCCCCGCCCTGACGGGCGTTCACGCGGCGATCGACCAGTTCGGCAGCGTCCCGCGAACAGGCCTGGGGAGGGACTGA
- a CDS encoding AMP-binding protein — MDPAHDFREARDFLLEHGEDYAAAYEGFGWPRPDRFNWALDWFDGIAGRGGDRTALHIVEEDESEIRLSFEELRRRSNRAANWLRDRGVRAGDRVVVMLGNQVELWETALAAMKLRAVVIPATPLLGPLDLADRIERGRAAHVIVRTGDTGKFADVAGDYTRIAVGGAPEGWLAYEDAGTAGIRADREEDDEPFVPDGPTLATDPLMLYFTSGTTARPKLVEHTHISYPIGHLATMYWIGVRPGDVHLNISSPGWAKHAWSNLFAPWNAEATVFVHNYTRFNAARLMAVMDRCGVTTFCAPPTVWRMLIQADLTQLRTPPREAVAAGEPLNPEVIEHVRRAWGVTIRDGFGQTETAVQVANTPGQPLKTGSMGRPTPGYRVVLLDPVTGRPGEEGEICLELTGPDGRPVGLMTGYAGDAERTAEATAGGYYRTGDIGARDADGYITYIGRADDVFKASDYKISPFELESALLEHEAVAEAAVVPAPDPLRLAVPKAYIVLAEGWEPGPETAKALFAHSRAVLAPYKRIRRLEFADLPKTVSGKIRRIELRERTAQGGGIEFHEEI; from the coding sequence ATGGATCCGGCTCACGACTTCCGCGAGGCACGGGACTTCCTGCTCGAGCACGGGGAGGACTACGCGGCGGCGTACGAGGGGTTCGGCTGGCCACGCCCGGACCGCTTCAACTGGGCCCTGGACTGGTTCGACGGGATCGCCGGACGCGGCGGCGACCGTACCGCCCTGCACATCGTCGAAGAGGACGAAAGCGAGATCCGGCTGAGCTTCGAGGAGTTGCGCCGACGCTCCAACCGGGCCGCGAACTGGCTGCGCGACCGGGGTGTACGGGCCGGTGACCGCGTCGTGGTCATGCTCGGCAACCAGGTCGAGCTGTGGGAGACCGCGCTGGCCGCGATGAAGCTGCGCGCGGTCGTCATCCCCGCCACCCCGCTGCTCGGCCCGCTCGACCTCGCCGACCGCATCGAGCGCGGCCGGGCGGCGCATGTGATCGTGCGGACCGGGGACACCGGCAAGTTCGCGGACGTGGCGGGCGACTACACCCGGATCGCGGTCGGCGGCGCGCCCGAGGGCTGGCTCGCCTACGAGGACGCGGGCACGGCCGGTATCAGGGCGGACCGCGAGGAGGACGACGAGCCCTTCGTCCCCGACGGGCCGACCCTCGCCACCGACCCGCTGATGCTGTACTTCACCTCCGGCACCACCGCCCGCCCCAAGCTCGTGGAGCACACCCACATCTCGTACCCCATCGGGCATCTGGCGACGATGTACTGGATCGGGGTCAGGCCGGGCGATGTGCACCTCAACATCTCCTCACCCGGATGGGCCAAGCACGCCTGGTCCAATCTCTTCGCCCCCTGGAACGCCGAGGCCACCGTCTTCGTCCACAACTACACCCGCTTCAACGCCGCCCGCCTGATGGCCGTGATGGACCGCTGCGGCGTCACCACCTTCTGCGCCCCGCCCACCGTCTGGCGCATGCTCATCCAGGCCGATCTCACCCAGCTGCGCACCCCGCCCCGGGAGGCCGTCGCGGCGGGCGAACCGCTCAACCCCGAGGTCATCGAGCATGTGCGGCGGGCCTGGGGGGTGACCATCCGGGATGGCTTCGGCCAGACCGAGACCGCCGTTCAGGTGGCCAACACCCCCGGTCAGCCGCTCAAGACCGGTTCGATGGGCCGGCCGACCCCCGGATACCGGGTCGTCCTGCTCGACCCGGTCACCGGCCGGCCCGGCGAGGAGGGCGAGATCTGTCTCGAGCTCACCGGCCCGGACGGCCGCCCGGTCGGCCTCATGACCGGCTACGCGGGCGACGCGGAGCGCACCGCCGAGGCCACCGCCGGCGGTTACTACCGCACCGGTGACATCGGCGCACGCGACGCCGACGGCTACATCACCTACATCGGGCGCGCCGACGACGTCTTCAAGGCGTCCGACTACAAGATCTCGCCGTTCGAGCTGGAGAGCGCGCTGCTGGAGCACGAGGCGGTCGCCGAGGCCGCCGTCGTCCCGGCCCCCGATCCGCTGCGGCTCGCCGTGCCGAAGGCGTACATCGTGCTGGCGGAGGGCTGGGAGCCCGGCCCGGAGACCGCGAAGGCGCTGTTCGCGCACTCCCGGGCGGTGCTCGCGCCGTACAAGCGGATCCGCCGTTTGGAGTTCGCCGACCTCCCCAAGACGGTTTCCGGCAAGATTCGCCGGATCGAGCTGCGTGAACGCACGGCACAAGGCGGCGGTATCGAGTTTCATGAGGAGATCTGA